Below is a genomic region from Deltaproteobacteria bacterium.
CGTGGCTCTGAAGGAGACGGCCTATGCCTTCGACTCCACTACGATCGATCTTTGCCTTTCGCTCTTCCCTTGGGCGCGATTCCGGGAACACAAAGGCGCGGTCAAGCTGCATACCTTGATGGACCTGCGCGGCAGCATCCCTTGTTTTATGCGGTCGAAGACAGAATACCACGGGTTTACCCGTGGATGAATGAGTCCGGCGGCGGTATAACGCCGCCATGGAATACATTAAAGCAGCTCACAGTGTCTACTATCTTGAATATCATGTTGTCTGGGTATGCAAATACCGCCGCCGAGTCCTGAATCCTGGCATGTGCGGTTACATTCGAAAGCTTTTGCCCAAGCTGCTGCGAAGTATGCCCGGCGTGGAGGTGAAGGCGATGGGCTTTAATAAGGATCATCTGCATATGGTGATGTCCATAGCTCCGAAATACAGTATTTCCTCTGTCATGGGGAAGCTGAAAGGCCAATCAGCTTCACAGCTCCGCAAAGCATTCCCATGGCTTGCTAAGGTATATTGGAACGAGAATATCGTATGGTCGCCGGGCTACTTCGTGAGCAGCGTAGGCGTGGATGAAGAAACGGTCAAAAGATACGTCGAGCATCAAGGACTCCAGGATTCAGGTCAGCTTCGCATGAAGCTGTGATCAATAAGGACCCCGGGCTTGCCCGGGGGTATCTATCGTATAGATATTTTTCAAAGCCTACAAGCTCTCCGCTTTTATTCTGGCGTTAGCCGCGGTCCTTAGATAGAGGTTCTTGGCCATGCCGTTCTTATCCGCTTCAGCTCTGGCCATGAACATCTCCGCCTGAAGGGCTAAAGCCTCCTTTAGGACTTCCTTGTCATTCGTGCCTTCAACCAGAAAATCCATCAGGTTCAAACCAAGCTGGTAGTTGCCTTCCTGGTAAAGTTTCCTGATTTTTTCAAGCAGTTTATCCGCGCCGCTCACGTCAACCACTTCAGCGGCGATGGCGGTTCGTTTGGCGGGAAAGAGCTCGCTGGGGTTGCCGTTGTACCACCCGGCATAACGCATGTAGACGCCTCGGATCACAAACTCCACACAGCCGTATGCCTGCGTGAGATATGGCTTTTCCAGCCATTCCTCCGGCACCTTAACGCGCTCCAGTACCTCGTTAAGCCAGCAGCCCTGGTTCATGAGCTTGACTACCTCGTCATGAACGTATCTTAAAAACCGGGCCTGCCCGAGGCAGACGCCTTGAATTTGCCCCGCATTCAAAACCGGTCCATGACCGGGTATCAGGTATTCGGGGTTCAGACCGGCAATGGCCTCCATAGCTTCGGCCCATTCGACCTCATAGCGGATGATGGCCTTGAAGGGATTTCCGATATTGGGCATGCCGCCTTTGACCGCGTCCCCGGCAATCACCGTTTTTCTTTCCAGGATATAAATCCAGGTGTTGTCATCTGACTCGCCCTTGGAA
It encodes:
- the tnpA gene encoding IS200/IS605 family transposase is translated as MEYIKAAHSVYYLEYHVVWVCKYRRRVLNPGMCGYIRKLLPKLLRSMPGVEVKAMGFNKDHLHMVMSIAPKYSISSVMGKLKGQSASQLRKAFPWLAKVYWNENIVWSPGYFVSSVGVDEETVKRYVEHQGLQDSGQLRMKL
- a CDS encoding MBL fold metallo-hydrolase encodes the protein MSLNEKRIAWGSSGNANQAQFDTEIASDLWMMGGFGNVGAAITDEGIVIMDCSSMMHGPEIVKRIRAKTDKPFHTIIYTHGHLDHVGGVGAFIKDAEDRGDPRPRIIAHELLVDRFKKYQELGKHQFYMNHVQYGVSIDQGGRFEIPNRPFLDPSIPFPDIIYSRDMKFKLGHLSFELHHSKGESDDNTWIYILERKTVIAGDAVKGGMPNIGNPFKAIIRYEVEWAEAMEAIAGLNPEYLIPGHGPVLNAGQIQGVCLGQARFLRYVHDEVVKLMNQGCWLNEVLERVKVPEEWLEKPYLTQAYGCVEFVIRGVYMRYAGWYNGNPSELFPAKRTAIAAEVVDVSGADKLLEKIRKLYQEGNYQLGLNLMDFLVEGTNDKEVLKEALALQAEMFMARAEADKNGMAKNLYLRTAANARIKAESL